ACCAGTGCTCCCACATGGGCATGCGCACATTGCCGTCGGTGATGTGCAGCAGGGTGGCCTCTTCCAGGCGCGGGGGCTGGTCACCCACCCACAGCTTGGGGCTGGCCAGCATCACGTGCTGTTCCACCATCAGCAGGGCGCAGTCGCCGTCGGCCCAGGCCTGGTCGCTGAAGGCAATCACGCAGTCGCAGTGGCGCACATCGCGCGGGGCATGCACGTCGTGGGTGCTGATGGACAGGTCGATGTGCGGAAACTGCCGCCGAAAGTCCGGCAGGCGCGGGGCCATCCAGCGGGTGGCAAAGGTGGGCGGCAGGTTGATGGCCAGCTGCTGGCGCAGGTTGTGGTGCTGCAGGTTTTGCACCACGGTGTCGATGTGCTGGAAGGCGGTGTCCACGGCGGTGGCCAGTTGCCGCCCGGCGGGCGTGAGCTGCACGCCCCGGTGGGTGCGGGTGAACACCGGCACACCCAGCCACTCTTCGAG
This sequence is a window from Rhodoferax sp. WC2427. Protein-coding genes within it:
- a CDS encoding LysR substrate-binding domain-containing protein; translation: MHKRLPPLNALRVFAAAARTENFMQAGESLFVTQGAVSRQIKQLEEWLGVPVFTRTHRGVQLTPAGRQLATAVDTAFQHIDTVVQNLQHHNLRQQLAINLPPTFATRWMAPRLPDFRRQFPHIDLSISTHDVHAPRDVRHCDCVIAFSDQAWADGDCALLMVEQHVMLASPKLWVGDQPPRLEEATLLHITDGNVRMPMWEHWCAAQGLTEVNPKPGLSFSTLDQVINAALAGAGVAIVDEAMVPKELAEGSLRPLSGVKVAGPHGYWFVNLARDAESRALVGLFRDWLTGQFG